A single region of the Duganella sp. BuS-21 genome encodes:
- a CDS encoding alpha/beta hydrolase, whose amino-acid sequence MSGVFEQLRVLIAPGLHNSGPDHWQSRWQGLFPAFERVHQEDWEAPDLPRWSARVDQLRQQDRRPTIIVGHSFGALATVHSVARNPDSVVGVLLVAPADPDKFNVAPLLPQQALSVPSIMVGSTNDPWMAAPRAELWARRWHSRFINGGALGHINAESGLGDWPEGLETLYFLAEQAHNSVLSL is encoded by the coding sequence ATGAGCGGCGTCTTTGAACAGTTGCGCGTATTGATAGCGCCCGGCCTGCACAATAGCGGACCGGACCACTGGCAAAGCCGCTGGCAAGGCCTGTTCCCCGCTTTCGAGCGGGTACACCAGGAGGATTGGGAGGCGCCGGACCTGCCGCGCTGGTCGGCCCGTGTCGACCAGCTACGGCAACAGGACCGCCGGCCGACGATCATCGTCGGCCACAGCTTCGGCGCGCTGGCCACGGTGCACAGCGTGGCGCGCAATCCGGACAGCGTGGTGGGCGTGCTGCTGGTGGCGCCGGCCGATCCCGACAAATTCAACGTGGCGCCGCTGCTGCCGCAGCAGGCGCTGAGCGTGCCCTCCATCATGGTCGGCAGCACCAACGATCCCTGGATGGCCGCGCCGCGCGCGGAACTTTGGGCCCGGCGTTGGCATAGCCGCTTCATCAACGGTGGCGCGCTTGGACACATCAATGCGGAGTCCGGTCTGGGCGACTGGCCCGAGGGACTTGAAACCTTGTACTTTTTAGCAGAGCAGGCGCACAATAGCGTCTTGTCCTTGTGA
- the cysW gene encoding sulfate ABC transporter permease subunit CysW, with the protein MSGVPTTTVRRGELPSAPKSLEPGWVRIVLISVALLFLTLFLFVPLVSVFFEALRKGWGAYSAAIFEDDAISAIKLTLITAAIAVPLNLVFGVAASWCIAKFEFRGKSVLLTLIDLPFSVSPVISGLIYVLLFGAQGWLGPWLQEHDIKILFAVPGIVLATIFVTFPFVARELIPLMQVQGNEEEEAAIVLGASGWDTFRRVTLPNIKWGLLYGVILCNARAMGEFGAVSVVSGHIRGETNTMPLQVEILYNEYNFAAAFAVASLLALLALVTLVVKSFIAWRLNESIADDVRTTE; encoded by the coding sequence ATGAGCGGAGTGCCAACCACCACCGTGCGCCGCGGCGAATTGCCGTCCGCGCCGAAGTCCCTGGAGCCGGGCTGGGTGCGCATCGTATTGATTAGCGTCGCGCTGCTGTTCCTGACGCTGTTCCTGTTTGTGCCGCTGGTCTCGGTATTCTTCGAGGCGCTGCGCAAAGGCTGGGGCGCCTACAGCGCCGCCATCTTCGAAGACGACGCCATCTCGGCCATCAAGCTGACCCTGATCACGGCTGCCATCGCCGTGCCGCTGAACCTGGTGTTCGGCGTGGCGGCCTCATGGTGTATCGCCAAGTTCGAGTTCCGTGGCAAGAGCGTCCTGCTGACGCTGATCGATTTGCCGTTCTCGGTATCGCCGGTGATCTCGGGCCTGATCTACGTGCTGCTGTTCGGCGCGCAGGGCTGGCTCGGGCCGTGGCTGCAGGAGCATGACATCAAGATTCTGTTCGCGGTGCCGGGCATTGTGCTGGCCACCATCTTCGTCACCTTCCCCTTCGTCGCGCGCGAGCTGATCCCGCTGATGCAGGTGCAGGGCAATGAAGAAGAGGAAGCCGCCATCGTGCTGGGCGCCTCGGGCTGGGATACCTTCCGCCGCGTGACGCTGCCCAACATCAAGTGGGGCCTGCTGTATGGCGTGATCCTGTGTAACGCCCGCGCCATGGGGGAGTTCGGCGCGGTGTCGGTGGTGTCCGGCCACATCCGTGGCGAGACCAACACCATGCCGCTGCAGGTCGAGATTCTCTACAACGAATACAACTTTGCCGCCGCTTTTGCCGTGGCGTCGCTGCTGGCCCTGCTGGCGCTGGTGACGCTGGTGGTGAAATCCTTTATCGCCTGGCGCCTGAACGAATCCATCGCCGACGACGTGCGCACTACGGAGTAA
- a CDS encoding diacylglycerol kinase, with protein sequence MDPISEFKSKSGLKRIYTAFFYSIDGFRAAWKGEHAFRQEVGLFLVGTIVALVLRVSAFEKLVLIGVLLLVLIVELINSSIEAVVDRVSLDRHPLSKNAKDFGSAAVLLTCLLALATWSVVLYNRFI encoded by the coding sequence CGAATTCAAGAGCAAAAGCGGTCTCAAGCGCATCTACACGGCGTTTTTCTATTCCATCGACGGTTTCCGCGCTGCATGGAAGGGCGAGCATGCTTTCCGGCAGGAGGTAGGTCTGTTTTTGGTAGGCACCATCGTCGCGCTGGTGCTGCGGGTGTCGGCGTTTGAAAAGCTGGTGCTGATCGGCGTGTTGCTGCTGGTGTTGATCGTGGAGCTGATTAATTCCTCCATCGAAGCGGTGGTCGATCGGGTGTCGCTGGATCGTCACCCCTTGTCCAAGAACGCCAAGGATTTCGGCAGCGCCGCCGTGTTACTGACCTGCCTGCTGGCGCTCGCCACCTGGTCCGTGGTGCTGTACAACCGCTTCATATGA
- a CDS encoding peroxiredoxin, whose product MTIRLGDTAPDFEQDSSIGKLKFHEWAGNSWVVLFSHPADFTPVCTTELGLTAKLKPEFDKRNVKAIALSVDPAESHTAWIKDIEETQNTVVGFPIIADADRKVATLYDMIHPEASATATVRTLFVIDPNKKVRLSITYPMSTGRNFDEVLRVIDALQLTDGYTVATPGNWKDGDDVIIPLTVQDPEVLKQKYPKGFSSPRPYLRVTPQPNK is encoded by the coding sequence ATGACCATTCGTCTGGGCGATACCGCGCCTGATTTTGAACAAGACTCGTCCATCGGCAAGCTGAAGTTCCATGAGTGGGCTGGCAATTCGTGGGTGGTGCTTTTCTCGCACCCTGCGGATTTCACCCCGGTCTGCACCACCGAACTGGGCTTGACCGCCAAGCTGAAGCCTGAGTTCGACAAGCGCAATGTGAAAGCGATCGCGCTGTCGGTGGACCCGGCCGAATCGCACACGGCGTGGATCAAGGATATTGAAGAGACCCAGAACACCGTGGTCGGCTTCCCGATCATCGCCGATGCCGATCGCAAAGTGGCGACGCTGTACGACATGATCCACCCGGAAGCGTCGGCCACCGCGACGGTGCGCACCCTGTTCGTGATCGACCCGAACAAGAAGGTGCGCCTGAGCATCACCTATCCGATGAGCACCGGCCGCAACTTCGACGAAGTGCTGCGCGTGATCGATGCGCTGCAACTGACCGACGGCTACACCGTGGCCACCCCGGGCAACTGGAAAGACGGCGATGATGTGATCATTCCGTTGACCGTGCAGGATCCGGAAGTGCTGAAGCAAAAATATCCAAAAGGTTTCAGCTCGCCACGTCCATACCTGCGCGTGACGCCACAGCCGAACAAATAA
- a CDS encoding sulfite exporter TauE/SafE family protein: protein MDLLFVASGFGVGLLVGMTGVGGGSLMTPLLTLLFGVTPAVAVGTDLAFASLTKGVGTFTHRLRGTVHWDIVRRLCLGALPAALIASLGLKYFGTLSKEMGQIIRYTIAGSVMLTVVALLFRAKMLAWITAHPERQLQGRALHSATIVSGAVLGVLVTISSIGAGAIGATLLVMLYPRLTAAEVAGTDIAYAVPLTAIAAVGHWWLGSIDWMLLLTLLVGSVPGITIGAYAARAVPERLLRGILAVTLVAVAAKLVYS, encoded by the coding sequence ATGGATTTGCTGTTTGTCGCATCGGGGTTTGGGGTGGGCCTGCTGGTCGGTATGACCGGCGTCGGCGGTGGTTCGCTGATGACTCCGCTCCTGACCTTGCTGTTCGGCGTCACGCCGGCTGTTGCGGTCGGCACCGACCTGGCCTTCGCCTCGCTGACCAAGGGCGTCGGCACCTTCACCCATCGCCTGCGCGGCACTGTCCACTGGGACATCGTGCGCCGCCTCTGCCTCGGCGCGTTGCCTGCCGCCTTGATCGCCAGCCTCGGCCTCAAATATTTCGGCACCCTCAGCAAAGAGATGGGCCAGATCATTCGCTACACCATCGCCGGCTCGGTCATGCTGACCGTGGTCGCGCTGCTGTTCCGCGCCAAAATGCTGGCCTGGATCACCGCCCACCCCGAACGCCAGTTGCAGGGCAGGGCGTTGCACAGCGCGACCATCGTCTCCGGCGCCGTGCTCGGCGTGCTGGTGACCATCTCCTCGATCGGCGCCGGCGCTATTGGCGCCACGCTGCTGGTCATGCTGTATCCACGCCTGACGGCCGCCGAAGTGGCCGGCACCGACATCGCCTACGCCGTTCCCCTGACCGCCATCGCCGCCGTCGGCCATTGGTGGCTCGGCTCCATCGATTGGATGCTGCTACTGACCTTGCTGGTCGGTTCCGTGCCCGGCATCACCATCGGCGCCTACGCCGCCCGCGCCGTGCCTGAACGATTGCTGCGTGGAATCCTTGCTGTCACCTTGGTAGCGGTCGCGGCCAAGCTGGTATATAGCTGA
- a CDS encoding sulfate ABC transporter substrate-binding protein: MLSKKIIAAAAVFSTIAISAVAPAMAAEISLLNVSYDPTRELYQDVNTAFAKEWKAKTGDTVKIKQSHGGSGKQGRAVIDGLEADVVSLALAYDIDAIAEHKLLASDWQKKLPHNSTPYTSTIVFLVRKGNPKGIKDWNDLVKPGVAVITPNPKTSGGARWNHLAAYGYALRQPGGTDATAKEFLSKLYKNVPVLDSGARGATTTFVERGIGDVLIAWENEALLAIKELGPTKFDIIAPSVSILAEPPVAVVDKVVDKRGTRKVSEAYLNFLYTDEAQDIIAQNYYRPATEKASKKYAAQFPNVKLFTIAQVAGDWTKAQKVHFADGGVFDQIYQPTGK, encoded by the coding sequence ATGCTGTCCAAAAAAATTATTGCCGCCGCCGCCGTTTTCTCTACCATCGCTATTTCCGCAGTTGCCCCAGCCATGGCTGCGGAGATTTCGCTGCTGAACGTGTCGTATGACCCTACCCGCGAGCTGTATCAGGACGTCAACACCGCGTTCGCCAAGGAGTGGAAAGCCAAGACCGGCGACACCGTCAAGATCAAGCAATCGCACGGCGGTTCGGGCAAGCAGGGTCGCGCAGTGATCGACGGCCTGGAAGCTGACGTGGTCTCGCTGGCCCTGGCCTACGACATCGACGCCATCGCCGAGCACAAGCTGCTGGCCTCCGACTGGCAGAAAAAACTGCCGCACAACAGCACCCCTTACACCTCGACCATCGTGTTCCTGGTCCGCAAGGGCAATCCTAAGGGCATCAAGGACTGGAACGATCTGGTGAAACCAGGCGTGGCCGTCATCACCCCGAATCCGAAAACCTCGGGCGGCGCCCGCTGGAATCACCTGGCTGCTTACGGCTACGCTTTGCGTCAACCGGGCGGCACGGATGCCACCGCCAAGGAATTCCTGAGCAAGCTGTACAAGAACGTGCCGGTGCTGGACTCCGGCGCGCGCGGCGCCACCACCACCTTCGTCGAACGCGGCATCGGCGACGTACTGATCGCCTGGGAAAACGAAGCCCTGCTGGCGATCAAGGAGCTGGGTCCGACCAAATTCGACATCATCGCGCCGTCGGTGTCCATCCTGGCCGAACCGCCGGTGGCTGTGGTCGATAAAGTGGTCGACAAGCGCGGCACCCGCAAAGTGTCCGAGGCTTACCTGAACTTCCTGTACACCGATGAAGCGCAGGACATCATCGCCCAGAACTACTACCGTCCAGCTACCGAGAAAGCGTCGAAGAAATACGCTGCCCAGTTCCCGAACGTGAAGCTGTTCACCATCGCCCAGGTTGCCGGCGACTGGACCAAGGCGCAGAAAGTCCACTTCGCGGACGGCGGCGTGTTCGACCAGATCTACCAGCCTACCGGGAAGTAA
- the cysT gene encoding sulfate ABC transporter permease subunit CysT, with amino-acid sequence MSAVLAAPAPAPVAAKGAPFRVMPGFRLSLGFTIFYLTLIVLIPLSAVFLKTFTMSWDAFWTTVTSARVMASYKLTFGASLIGAFINVIFGGIVAWVLVRYEFPGKRIVDALVDLPFALPTAVAGITLTALYSANGWLGRFIEGELGIKVAFTPLGVVIALTFIGLPFVVRTVQPVLEDAERELEEAAASLGANSWQTFSRVVFPTVLPSLMTGFALAFARATGEYGSVIFIAGNMPMVSEITPLFIITKLEQYDYAGATAIATVMLVVSFLMLLGINLLQAWARGKSGK; translated from the coding sequence ATGTCTGCAGTTCTCGCTGCGCCCGCTCCGGCACCTGTTGCCGCCAAGGGCGCTCCGTTCCGGGTCATGCCGGGTTTCCGGCTATCGCTGGGATTCACGATTTTCTACCTGACGCTGATCGTCCTGATCCCGCTGTCGGCCGTGTTCCTGAAGACCTTCACCATGAGCTGGGATGCGTTCTGGACCACGGTGACGTCGGCCCGCGTGATGGCGTCTTATAAGCTGACGTTCGGTGCTTCGCTGATCGGCGCCTTCATCAACGTTATCTTCGGCGGCATCGTGGCCTGGGTGCTGGTGCGCTACGAATTCCCAGGCAAGCGCATCGTTGACGCGCTGGTCGACCTGCCGTTCGCGCTGCCGACCGCCGTCGCCGGCATCACCCTGACCGCGCTGTACTCGGCCAACGGCTGGCTGGGCCGCTTCATCGAAGGCGAGCTCGGCATCAAAGTGGCGTTCACGCCGCTCGGCGTGGTGATCGCGTTGACCTTCATCGGTCTGCCGTTCGTGGTGCGCACCGTGCAGCCGGTGCTGGAAGACGCCGAACGCGAGCTCGAAGAAGCCGCCGCCAGCCTCGGCGCGAACTCGTGGCAGACCTTTAGCCGCGTGGTGTTTCCGACCGTCCTGCCATCGCTGATGACCGGTTTCGCGCTGGCCTTCGCGCGCGCCACCGGCGAATACGGTTCGGTCATTTTCATCGCCGGCAACATGCCGATGGTGTCCGAGATCACGCCGCTGTTCATCATCACCAAGCTGGAGCAGTACGACTACGCCGGCGCCACCGCGATCGCCACCGTGATGCTGGTGGTGTCCTTCCTCATGCTGTTGGGGATCAACCTGTTGCAAGCCTGGGCTCGCGGAAAGTCGGGGAAATAA